CTGGTCGTGCCCGCCGAACTCCCGGTCACCTGGGCCGGCGAGCTGATGGACGGCATCCGGGACGAGTGCCAGGTCGCCGGTGCGGCCGTGGTCGGCGGCGATGTGGTGCGCGGCGAGACGATCACCGTCGCGATCACCGCACTCGGTGATCTGCGCAACCACGAACCGGTCACCCGCTCCGGCGCCCAGCCCGGCGACGTCGTCGCCGTCACCGGCTGGCTCGGCTGGTCCGCCGCCGGATACGCCGTGCTCTCCCGCGGCTTCCGCTCGCCCCGCGCCTTCGTCGAGGCCCATCGCCGCCCCGAACCGCCGTACCACGCGGGCCCCGCGGCCGCCGGGCTCGGCGCCACCGCGATGACGGACGTGAGCGACGGACTCGTCGCCGACCTCGGGCACATCGCCGAGGCGAGCAAGGTCCGGATCGATCTGCACTCCGGACTCATCGACATCCCCTCGCAGATGTCCGACATCGGGCAGGCCGTCGGCGTGGACCCGCTGCAGTGGGTGCTGACCGGGGGAGAGGACCACGCGATCGTCGCGACCTTCCCGCCGGACGTGAAGCTGCCCGCCCGCTGGAAGGTGATCGGCGAAGTCCTCAACCCCTCGGCACTGCCCCAGGTCACGGTCGACGGGGCGCCCTGGACCAGCAAGGGCGGCTGGGACCATTTCGGGGACATCGAGGACGCCCAGTAGATTTCGGCGTATGCCCATATCTGCTGTACCCGCCCGTGTGCTCACCGTCGCCGGATCCGATTCCGGCGGCGGTGCGGGCATTCAGGCCGATCTCAAGACGATGCTGGCGCACGGTGTGCACGGCATGAGCGTGCTGACCGCCGTCACCGCCCAGAACTCGCTGGGGGTGCAGGGCGCCTGGGAGTTGCCCGTCGAAGCGGTGCGCGCCCAGTACCGCAGCGTGGTGGACGACATCGGTGTGCAGGCGGTGAAGACCGGGATGCTGTCGTCGGCCGCTCTCGTGGAGACCGTGGCCGAACTCCTCGCGGACACCGACGTCCCGGTCGTCGTGGACCCGGTCGGGGTCTCCAAGCACGGTGATCCGCTGCTGGCCGCCGAGGCGCTCGATTCCGTACGGACGAAGCTGCTGCCGGCCGCCACGGTCGCCACCCCGAACCTGGACGAGGTGGCGCAGCTCACCGGCGTGAGTGTCAGGGACGAGACCGGAATGCGGCGGGCCGCCATCGGAGTGCTCGGATTCGGGCCGCGCTGGGTCGTCATCAAGGGCGGACATCTGCCGGGCGAACCCGTCGATCTGCTCACGGACGGCACCGAGGAGCACTGGCTGCGCGCACCGAGGCACGACAACCGCCACACCCACGGCACCGGCTGCACCCTCGCCTCGGCGATCGCCTGCTCACTGGCCCTGGGCCGGGACGTACCCACGGCGGTACGGGAAGCGAAGGCGTACGTCACGGGGGCGATCGCGGCCGGCTTCCCGCTGGGTGCCGGAATCGGTCCGGTCGACCACGGGTGGCGGCTGCGGTAGCCCGGTGCACCCCCGGCGCACCCCGGTGCACAGCAAAAAGCCGGTCCACCGAGGTGGACCGGCTTTTTGGGCAACCGGAAGGCTGCGCTACGACGGGAACGTCAGCGCGCGACCTTGCCGGCCTTGATGCACGAGGTGCAGACGTTGAGCCGCTTCGGCGTCCGACCGACCACGGCACGCACGCGCTGGATGTTGGGATTCCAGCGACGGGACGTACGGCGGTGCGAGTGCGAAATGTTGTTGCCGAAGCCCGGCCCCTTGCCGCAGACGTCGCAGTTGGCAGCCACGGGTCACTCCAAAGACTTCAGGTGCACTTACAGTGAATTCCGGCGCGCCGGATTCATTTGACTGAAGTGGCGGCACCGGAGGAATGGCCCGACTCTCATCGGGCAACCGAAGCAGCATACAACGGCTGCGTCGGTAGAACGAAACTACCATGGGTTCCGCCGCCTCCCGTCCCGCCCCTGTCCCCGCCGGACCGGGCGTACGGGGCTACCCTGCGGTGCAGCCCGGCCGGCCACGGCCGATTTCGAGGAGGACCGACAGGTGCCGCAGACCGCCGACGATCTGGACGCCGTCGCGGTGCGTACCTGGTGCTCACTGGCCCTTCAGGCGCTGGGCCGGGAGCGCGAGGCGATCGACGCGATCAATGTGTACCCCGTCGCAGACGGGGACACCGGCACGAACCTCTATCTCACCGTGGAGTCCGCGGCCCAGGCCGTCGAGGCGGTCTTCGCCGCCCACGAGACCGGTACGACCGTGCCCGTCACCGCCGACGCGGTACGGGCCATGGCGCACGGAGCACTCATCGGCGCCCGCGGGAACTCCGGCACGATCCTGGCCCAGCTGCTGCGCGGAATGGCGGGAGTGCTGGCCGACGGACACGACGCGGACCATCTGCGCCGGGCGCTCACCACGGCCGCCGCGGCCGCCCGGCAGGCCGTCGCCCACCCTGTCGAGGGCACCGTGCTGACCGTCGCCGCCGCGGCCGCCGAGGCCGCCGGGCGCACGGCGGACGACGCCGGGACCTCGGTGGTCGCACAGGCGGCGTACGAGGGGGCGCGGACGGCCCTGGACGCGACCACGGGACAACTCGCCGTCCTCGG
This sequence is a window from Streptomyces sp. NBC_01217. Protein-coding genes within it:
- a CDS encoding thiamine-phosphate kinase, which encodes MKGTVGELGEFGLIRELTSRLTTTPAVRLGPGDDAAVVSAPDRRVVASTDILLEGRHFRRDWSTAYDVGRKAAAQNLADIAAMGAVPTALLLGLVVPAELPVTWAGELMDGIRDECQVAGAAVVGGDVVRGETITVAITALGDLRNHEPVTRSGAQPGDVVAVTGWLGWSAAGYAVLSRGFRSPRAFVEAHRRPEPPYHAGPAAAGLGATAMTDVSDGLVADLGHIAEASKVRIDLHSGLIDIPSQMSDIGQAVGVDPLQWVLTGGEDHAIVATFPPDVKLPARWKVIGEVLNPSALPQVTVDGAPWTSKGGWDHFGDIEDAQ
- the thiD gene encoding bifunctional hydroxymethylpyrimidine kinase/phosphomethylpyrimidine kinase, whose amino-acid sequence is MPISAVPARVLTVAGSDSGGGAGIQADLKTMLAHGVHGMSVLTAVTAQNSLGVQGAWELPVEAVRAQYRSVVDDIGVQAVKTGMLSSAALVETVAELLADTDVPVVVDPVGVSKHGDPLLAAEALDSVRTKLLPAATVATPNLDEVAQLTGVSVRDETGMRRAAIGVLGFGPRWVVIKGGHLPGEPVDLLTDGTEEHWLRAPRHDNRHTHGTGCTLASAIACSLALGRDVPTAVREAKAYVTGAIAAGFPLGAGIGPVDHGWRLR
- the rpmB gene encoding 50S ribosomal protein L28 — protein: MAANCDVCGKGPGFGNNISHSHRRTSRRWNPNIQRVRAVVGRTPKRLNVCTSCIKAGKVAR